In Heterodontus francisci isolate sHetFra1 chromosome 48, sHetFra1.hap1, whole genome shotgun sequence, a single window of DNA contains:
- the LOC137357533 gene encoding nucleotidyltransferase MB21D2-like — MAALASLSGKDAVSSSKPAFAKPLNDLDFHSGARIEEVTKLIQEFGKHELRDFNDQRALEVHTAKDFIFSMLGLVQKLDHKLPVSNEYLLLSGGVREGVIDLNPDELGDYARGMDYDVDFTLLVPALKLHDRNQPVTLDMRHSAPCHSWLSLRLFDERTMEKWKDCCTETEPRDGGDGSSGSYYFSPTKVADWFFRSVSAVIEEIRRHPQRGVPGVSKVEKNGTVVSVILNVGRSRMLYDIVPVVSFKGWPAVAQNWLMENHFWDGKITEEEVISGFYLVPACSSTGNRENEWRLAFSRSEVQLKKCISVSLIQAYQAYKAVIIKLLSRPRAISPYHLRSLMLWACDRLPSSFLCQEENKAHFLLGLLDDLAHCLVNKSCPNYFLPQCNMFEHLSDSAVLLLACRLSSVRSDPAEHLRSAIEHAKAANKLGQELRQAAMGLASPQSDGVLAGASRQYDNLAHKLQQLVTENQGKSISVFLNPDDVSKPHFRIDDKFF, encoded by the exons ATGGCGGCCTTGGCGTCGTTATCTGGCAAGGACGCTGTGTCGAGCTCCAAGCCGGCCTTTGCCAAACCGCTGAACGACTTGGATTTCCACTCGGGAGCTCGCATCGAAGAGGTCACCAAACTGATCCAGGAGTTCGGCAAGCACGAGCTGAGGGACTTCAATGACCAGCGAGCGTTGGAGGTGCATACGGCCAAGGACTTTATTTTCTCCATGCTCG GCCTGGTGCAGAAGTTGGACCACAAGTTACCCGTGTCAAATGAGTACCTGTTGCTCTCCGGGGGCGTCCGGGAAGGCGTGATCGACTTGAACCCTGACGAGCTGGGGGACTACGCCAGGGGCATGGACTACGACGTCGACTTCACGCTGCTGGTGCCGGCGCTGAAGCTCCACGACCGTAACCAGCCGGTCACGCTGGACATGCGCCACTCCGCCCCCTGCCACTCGTGGCTCAGCCTGCGTCTCTTCGACGAGAGGACCATGGAGAAGTGGAAGGACTGCTGCACGGAGACCGAGCCCAGAGACGGAGGGGACGGCAGCAGCGGCAGCTACTACTTCTCGCCCACCAAGGTGGCGGACTGGTTCTTCCGCTCCGTCTCCGCCGTGATCGAGGAAATCCGCCGCCACCCCCAGCGGGGCGTGCCCGGGGTATCGAAGGTGGAGAAGAACGGGACGGTGGTCTCGGTCATCCTGAACGTGGGCCGCAGCCGCATGCTGTACGACATAGTGCCCGTGGTGTCCTTCAAAGGCTGGCCGGCCGTGGCGCAGAACTGGCTGATGGAGAACCACTTCTGGGACGGGAAGATAACCGAGGAGGAGGTGATCAGTGGCTTCTATCTGGTGCCGgcctgctccagcacaggcaaccggGAGAACGAGTGGCGGCTGGCGTTCTCGCGGAGCGAGGTGCAGCTTAAGAAATGCATTTCCGTCTCCCTGATCCAGGCCTACCAGGCGTACAAGGCCGTGATCATCAAGCTGCTCTCCCGGCCCCGGGCCATTAGTCCCTACCACCTGAGGAGCTTAATGCTCTGGGCCTGTGACCGTCTGCCATCCAGCTTCCTCTGCCAGGAGGAGAACAAGGCCCACTTCCTCCTGGGCCTGCTCGACGACCTCGCCCACTGCCTGGTCAACAAGTCCTGCCCCAACTACTTCCTGCCCCAGTGCAACATGTTCGAGCACCTGTCCGACAGCGCTGTGCTCCTCCTGGCCTGCCGGCTGTCCTCGGTGCGCTCGGACCCAGCCGAGCACCTGCGCAGCGCTATCGAGCACGCCAAGGCGGCCAACAAGCTGGGCCAGGAGCTGCGGCAGGCTGCGATGGGCCTGGCCTCCCCGCAGTCTGATGGGGTGCTGGCCGGTGCCTCCCGGCAGTACGACAACCTGgcccacaagctccagcagctcgtGACGGAGAACCAGGGCAAGTCCATCTCGGTCTTCCTCAACCCGGATGACGTCAGCAAACCTCACTTCAGGATCGATGACAAGTTTTTCTGA